The DNA window CTGCCATCCCGCCCAGCTTTTCTCAGCTCAAGGGAAGTGCGTATACGAGTGGGCCGAACGACTATCGGTCGCCGGTCTATGGCTGCACGAGTTTTCGTCAGAGCGAGCCTCAAGCCTTCCAGATCCAGTGGCAGGCGTTCAAAGGGGGCACCGAGGGGATGACGATTGCGTGGTTGGACACCAATGGCGATGGGGCCGCGGATCGATCGCTCGGTCTGAGTGTGAAGCTCATCAAGAAGGGCGAGATCGCTCTCGGTGAAGCGATTGAGGTGCTGGATCCGATCCCGCCCGTGGCTCGCTGAAGCGAGCTGCGGCGCCACGAGTCGCTACATTCTCTGACGATCATGGAACGCTCGTCGCTGCGGCAGCGTTCTCGAAGCATGAGCACGTCAGGAGCACCGACCCTGGATCGGCCGCTGGCGCGAGAGGAGAAAGCGGAGCAAGTGGGCCGACTTTTCGTGCCTGGGCGTCCCGGACCGGGCTCGGCGCGTCTGGAGGTCGCTCGACAGGTGTGGGCGCTGGCCTGGCCTGCCATCACCCACATGTTTCTGCTGACGCTGGTGTTCCTGGTGAACCGAGCCATGGTGGGTCGGCACTCCACCACGGCGCTTGCGGCGACCCAGATCTGCACGACCCTCACGTGGTCGATCATCTCCATGTGCAGCGCCACCTCGGCTGGGACCCTCGCGGTCGTCGCCAGGTCCATCGGGGCGCGCGATCGCGCCGGAGCCGTGGCGGCAGTGCGAGCCTCTCTCGTGTTTGCTGCCGCGCTCGGAGTCCTCGTGGCCGGGCCGCTGCTGTGGACGAAGGGAGCGATGCTGAGGCTGCTCTTTCCACAGGCCGACGCGGAGGTGATCGCTCAAGCGGATGATTACCTGCAGATCGTGCTCCCGGTGCTGCCGTTGGCATTCCTGGAGGCGGTCGCCGCGTCGGCGTTGCAGGGGGCAGGAGATACGAGAACGCCGCTGCTCGCGGCTTCTGCTGGGAACGTCGTCAACGTCATCCTGAGCGCGCTGCTTATCTTCGGCTGGTTCGGGTTGCCCGAGATGGGACTGCGTGGCGCTGCCGTCGGTACGGCGGCCACGATGGCGATCGAGGGGCTCCTGCTGATTGCCGTGCTCTCAGCAAGAGGCAGTCCGCTCCCGCTCTTCCGGCGTGAAGGGGTCGAGCACCGTCAGCGAGCCTTCAGGGATGCGTTGAACCGTGTCCTGCGGGTGTCCCTCCCCGCGTTCGCAGAGCGCGCGACCTACCAGGCCGGCTACACGGGATTCGTGGTGATGATCGGGCTGCTTGGCGCGGCCGCGATGGCTGCGAACCAGGCGCTGGTCAGCATCGAGTCGGTGTGCTTTCTGTCCGCCGAGGGGTTCGGGATCGCTGCAGGGGCCCTCGTCGCGCAGAAGCTCGGGGAGGGAAATCCGCGTGAGGCGGCCTCTGCGGGTCGCACCTCCGCAGGCCTCGCCATCGTGCTCCTCTCTGCGTTCGGCCTGGTCTTCGCCCTCGTCCCCAGGGCCCTCATCCAGCCGTTCACCCAGGATGAGGGGATCGTCGCGCTCGGGGCATCGTCGCTCTACATCGCTGCGGTGGCCCAGCCCTTCATGGCCTTCGCCATGGTGATCGGTACAGCACTTCGCGCTGCGGGGGCGACGAGAGCTGTCTTCGTCGTGACGCTCGTCTCCTCCCTGGTCGTACGCCTCGTGGTGACGTGGCTGCTCGCGATCAAGCTCGGATACGGTCTCGTCGGCGTCTGGGTGGGCAGTACGGCGGACTGGATGGTGCGGAGCGCGATGCTCGGAGCCATCTGGGCGCGCGGGCGGTGGCGAGAGATCTCCGTGTAGCTCGCTCCGTGGTATAGGAGGCCATGGCTCAGGTCCACGGCGGAAGGCTCGTTTCCAAGGCGCTCGCCCGGCACGGGGTGACGCACCTGTTCACCCTGTGCGGCGGTCACATCCAGGCCATCTATGATGGCTGCCTCGATGATGGCATCCGTGTCGTGGATGTCAGGCACGAGCAGACGGCTGGCCATGCAGCGGATGGCTACGCCCGAGCGACAGGCCGCCCTGGCGTCTGCGCCGTGACTGCAGGACCCGGGGTGACGGACGTCGTGACGGCCGTGGCCAACGCGCAGCGCGCTGGCATCCCGCTCGTGGTCATCGGTGGTGCTGGACCGAGACTGCTCGCCGACATGGGCTCGCTCCAGGACATGAACCACGTGGAGCTGATGCGCCCCATCACCAAGTGGAGCACGTCGGTCCCCTCGACGGATCGTATCCAGGAGTACGTGGACTCGGCGTTCCGTATTGCTCAGTCCAACGTCCCGGGCCCGGTGTTCCTCGAGATCCCGCTCGACCTGCTGATGAACTTTGCGGACGACGCCGCTCCGCCCACGGCTCCCACGGCCGAGGGGGGCATCTCGCCTGCGCGGCCTGGTGGTGACCCGGCCTCGATCCGGCGCGCAGCTGGTCTGCTGCGGGAGGCAGAGCGTCCGATGTTCATCGTGGGGACGCAGCTGCGCTGGTCGCCGAATCGCGACATCCTCGCGCGCTTCGCGGATGCCATCGAGGCGCCCTACTACCTCAATGGAATGGCGCGTGGCGCGCTCCCCTACGAGCACCCGCGGCTGATGACCCGCTCCCGACGCTTCGCCCTCTCGCAGGCCGATCTCTGTGTGGTTCTGGGGACGCCTTTCGATTTTCGTCTCGAGTACGGCCGCGCCATCAACCCGGGCGCCAAGGTGGTGCAGGTGGACCTCGACGGGAGCGAGGCTGGAAGGAACAGGCGCGTCGATGTCGCCATTCATGGCGACAGCGGCGTCGTGCTCGAGCAGCTCCTCGGCGAGCTGCCGGA is part of the Chondromyces crocatus genome and encodes:
- a CDS encoding MATE family efflux transporter gives rise to the protein MSTSGAPTLDRPLAREEKAEQVGRLFVPGRPGPGSARLEVARQVWALAWPAITHMFLLTLVFLVNRAMVGRHSTTALAATQICTTLTWSIISMCSATSAGTLAVVARSIGARDRAGAVAAVRASLVFAAALGVLVAGPLLWTKGAMLRLLFPQADAEVIAQADDYLQIVLPVLPLAFLEAVAASALQGAGDTRTPLLAASAGNVVNVILSALLIFGWFGLPEMGLRGAAVGTAATMAIEGLLLIAVLSARGSPLPLFRREGVEHRQRAFRDALNRVLRVSLPAFAERATYQAGYTGFVVMIGLLGAAAMAANQALVSIESVCFLSAEGFGIAAGALVAQKLGEGNPREAASAGRTSAGLAIVLLSAFGLVFALVPRALIQPFTQDEGIVALGASSLYIAAVAQPFMAFAMVIGTALRAAGATRAVFVVTLVSSLVVRLVVTWLLAIKLGYGLVGVWVGSTADWMVRSAMLGAIWARGRWREISV
- a CDS encoding thiamine pyrophosphate-binding protein — its product is MAQVHGGRLVSKALARHGVTHLFTLCGGHIQAIYDGCLDDGIRVVDVRHEQTAGHAADGYARATGRPGVCAVTAGPGVTDVVTAVANAQRAGIPLVVIGGAGPRLLADMGSLQDMNHVELMRPITKWSTSVPSTDRIQEYVDSAFRIAQSNVPGPVFLEIPLDLLMNFADDAAPPTAPTAEGGISPARPGGDPASIRRAAGLLREAERPMFIVGTQLRWSPNRDILARFADAIEAPYYLNGMARGALPYEHPRLMTRSRRFALSQADLCVVLGTPFDFRLEYGRAINPGAKVVQVDLDGSEAGRNRRVDVAIHGDSGVVLEQLLGELPEKRAESWLAAVRASEDKSRAKMLAEIESADSPPNPLRVCAEVGKRLKRDDIVIGDGGDFVATAAYVLKLEWPQIWMDPGPLGTLGVGPGYAMAAKLARPDANVVIMYGDGSFGLHALEFEAMVRQNIPVIAVIGNDAAWMQIRRGQVDLYGETRAPATSLAYTRYEKVVEAVGGFGAWVERIEDLGPALDEAFRCGKPACVNVKIARSDFRKGAISV